A window of the Hypomesus transpacificus isolate Combined female chromosome 10, fHypTra1, whole genome shotgun sequence genome harbors these coding sequences:
- the rbp1.2 gene encoding retinol-binding protein 1, giving the protein MSCPDMSGYWTMTTNENFDAYMDALDVNIVIRKIASYLSLDKEILQDGTHFLIRTISTFRSYDMDFLVGEEFQEDLTGVDDRICMTTVCWEQDRLVCVQKGEKEGRGWTQWVEGDQLHLELRVGDVVCKQVFSKQEDKPSQP; this is encoded by the exons ATGTCCTGCCCTGATATGAGTGGGTACTGGACGATGACCACCAATGAGAACTTTGATGCGTACATGGATGCACTGG ACGTAAACATCGTGATCAGAAAGATCGCCAGCTACCTCAGCCTGGACAAGGAGATTCTTCAGGACGGGACGCACTTCCTCATCCGAACCATCTCCACCTTCAGGAGCTACGACATGGACTTCCTGGTAGGGGAGGAGTTTCAGGAGGACCTGACGGGAGTGGACGACAGAATCTGCATG aCCACAGTCTGCTGGGAGCAGGACAGGCTGGTATGTGtccagaagggagagaaggaggggagaggctggacaCAGTGGGTGGAGGGAGACCAGCTGCATTTG gAGCTGCGTGTGGGTGATGTGGTCTGCAAGCAGGTCTTCAGCAAGCAGGAGGACAAACCCAGCCAACCGTGA
- the LOC124472975 gene encoding retinol-binding protein 2-like isoform X3, giving the protein MVQVQSYSSSPPRHIKHTTSHTPPRPKLTTNMPEDFNGKWELETNENFEDYLKALNIDFATRKIAVHLSQTKVLVQDGDRFQTKTLSTFRNYETLVRWEGEVLVCTQRGEKSNRGWKLWIQSNHLHMELTCEDKICRQVFKRKE; this is encoded by the exons ATGGTTCAAGTACAGAGCTATTCTTCATCACCACCCAGACACATTAAacacaccacctcacacacaccacccagaccaAAACTCACAACCAACATGCCTGAAGATTTCAACGGCAAGTGGGAACTGGAGACAAACGAGAACTTTGAAGATTACTTGAAAGCCCTGA ACATAGACTTTGCCACCAGGAAGATAGCGGTGCACCTGTCCCAGACCAAGGTACTGGTGCAGGACGGAGACCGCTTCCAGACCAAGACACTCAGCACCTTCAGGAACTACGAG ACCCTggtgaggtgggagggggaggtgctGGTATGCACCCAGCGAGGGGAGAAGTCTAACCGGGGCTGGAAGCTGTGGATCCAGAGCAACCATCTCCACATG GAGCTCACGTGCGAGGACAAAATCTGCAGACAGGTGTTCAAGCGGAAAGAGTAA
- the LOC124472975 gene encoding retinol-binding protein 2-like isoform X2: MVQVQSYSSSPPRHIKHTTSHTPPRPKLTTNMPEDFNGKWELETNENFEDYLKALNFATRKIAVHLSQTKVLVQDGDRFQTKTLSTFRNYEVDFVVGEEFEEHTRGLDNRVVKTLVRWEGEVLVCTQRGEKSNRGWKLWIQSNHLHMELTCEDKICRQVFKRKE, translated from the exons ATGGTTCAAGTACAGAGCTATTCTTCATCACCACCCAGACACATTAAacacaccacctcacacacaccacccagaccaAAACTCACAACCAACATGCCTGAAGATTTCAACGGCAAGTGGGAACTGGAGACAAACGAGAACTTTGAAGATTACTTGAAAGCCCTGA ACTTTGCCACCAGGAAGATAGCGGTGCACCTGTCCCAGACCAAGGTACTGGTGCAGGACGGAGACCGCTTCCAGACCAAGACACTCAGCACCTTCAGGAACTACGAGGTGGACTTTGTTGTCGGGGAGGAGTTTGAGGAACACACCAGGGGGCTGGACAACAGGGTGGTGAAG ACCCTggtgaggtgggagggggaggtgctGGTATGCACCCAGCGAGGGGAGAAGTCTAACCGGGGCTGGAAGCTGTGGATCCAGAGCAACCATCTCCACATG GAGCTCACGTGCGAGGACAAAATCTGCAGACAGGTGTTCAAGCGGAAAGAGTAA
- the LOC124472975 gene encoding retinol-binding protein 2-like isoform X1, translating into MVQVQSYSSSPPRHIKHTTSHTPPRPKLTTNMPEDFNGKWELETNENFEDYLKALNIDFATRKIAVHLSQTKVLVQDGDRFQTKTLSTFRNYEVDFVVGEEFEEHTRGLDNRVVKTLVRWEGEVLVCTQRGEKSNRGWKLWIQSNHLHMELTCEDKICRQVFKRKE; encoded by the exons ATGGTTCAAGTACAGAGCTATTCTTCATCACCACCCAGACACATTAAacacaccacctcacacacaccacccagaccaAAACTCACAACCAACATGCCTGAAGATTTCAACGGCAAGTGGGAACTGGAGACAAACGAGAACTTTGAAGATTACTTGAAAGCCCTGA ACATAGACTTTGCCACCAGGAAGATAGCGGTGCACCTGTCCCAGACCAAGGTACTGGTGCAGGACGGAGACCGCTTCCAGACCAAGACACTCAGCACCTTCAGGAACTACGAGGTGGACTTTGTTGTCGGGGAGGAGTTTGAGGAACACACCAGGGGGCTGGACAACAGGGTGGTGAAG ACCCTggtgaggtgggagggggaggtgctGGTATGCACCCAGCGAGGGGAGAAGTCTAACCGGGGCTGGAAGCTGTGGATCCAGAGCAACCATCTCCACATG GAGCTCACGTGCGAGGACAAAATCTGCAGACAGGTGTTCAAGCGGAAAGAGTAA
- the copb2 gene encoding coatomer subunit beta' yields the protein MPLRLDIKRKLTARSDRVKSVDLHPTEPWMLASLYNGSVCVWNHESQTLVKTFEVCDLPVRASKFVARKNWVITGADDMQIRVFNYNTLERVHMFEAHSDYIRCIAVHPTQPYILTSSDDMLIKLWDWEKKWSCSQVFEGHTHYVMQIVINPKDNNQFASASLDRTIKVWQLGSSSPNFTLEGHEKGVNCIDYYSGGDKPYLISGADDRMVKIWDYQNKTCVQTLEGHAQNVSCVSFHPELPIIITGSEDGTVRIWHSSTYRLESTLNYGMERVWCVCGLRGSNNVALGYDEGSIIVKLGREEPAMSMDCSGKILWARHSEVQQANLKALGEAEIRDGERLPLAVKDMGSCEIYPQTIQHNPNGRFVVVCGDGEYIIYTAMALRNKSFGSAQEFVWAHDSSEYAIRESSSVVKLFKNFKEKKSFKPDFGAEGIYGGFLLGVRSVNGLAFYDWENTELIRRIEIQPKHIFWSDSGELVCIATEDSFFILRYMSEKVASCQETNQGVTEDGIEDAFEVQGEIQEVVKTGIWVGDCFIYTSSVNRLNYFVGGEIVTIAHLDRTMYLLGYIPKDDRLYLGDKELSMVSFSLLVSVLEYQTAVMRRDFSMADRVLPTIPKEQRTRVAHFLEKQGFRQQALAVSTDPEHRFELALQLGDLKIAYQLAVEAEAEQKWKQLAELAISRSQFSLAQECLHQAQDYGGLLLLATASGNAAMVNKLAQGARRDGKNNVAFMTYFLQGKLDDCLELLISTNRLPEAAFLARTYLPSQVSRVVQLWREGLGKVNQRAAESLADPTEYENLFPGLREAFLAESFLRETCLGQPRPATDYPLVTPNEDRNILEEAKGYEPTGILPTPPPLEETSEEPSLAAGMMASMLSMVTAPVATTVAAVTPPCDPAPTQKKEEEEEEEEEEEEEEEEESPGTSDTQKDKVLEEQEDLEDDLDNMDLGDIDTTDVNLDEDFLDD from the exons ATG CCTCTCAGGCTGGACATCAAGCGGAAGCTGACAGCACGCTCGGACCGGGTGAAGAGTGTGGACCTTCACCCCACCGAGCCGTGGATGCTGGCTAGTCTGTACAACGGCAGCGTGTGCGTGTGGAACCACGAATCACAG ACTCTTGTGAAGACATTCGAGGTGTGTGATCTCCCTGTCAGGGCCTCCAAGTTTGTCGCAAGGAAGAACTGGGTCATCACTGGAGCG GATGACATGCAGATCCGGGTGTTCAACTACAACACCCTGGAGCGTGTGCACATGTTTGAGGCCCATTCTGACTACATCCGCTGCATCGCCGtgcaccccacccagccctacATCCTCACCAGCAGTG acgACATGCTGATCAAGCTGTGGGACTGGGAGAAGAAGTGGAGCTGCAGCCAGGTGTTCGAGGGCCACACACACTATGTCATGCAGATCGTCATCAACCCCAAAGACAACAACCAGTTTGCCAGCGCCTCCCTGGACCGCACCATCAAG GTGTGGCAGCTGGGCTCGTCCTCTCCTAACTTCACCTTGGAGGGGCATGAGAAGGGGGTGAACTGCATCGACTACTACAGCGGAGGAGACAAACCCTACCTGATCTCTGGAGCAGACGACCGCATGGTCAAGATCTGGGACtaccag AACAAGACTTGTGTTCAGACCCTGGAGGGCCACGCCCAAAACGTGTCCTGCGTCAGCTTCCATCCTGAGCTGCCAATCATCATCACCGGCTCAGAGGacg gtaCGGTGCGTATCTGGCACTCCAGCACCTACCGCCTGGAGAGCACCCTGAACTACGGCATGGAGCGGGTCTGGTGTGTCTGCGGCCTGCGGGGCTCCAACAACGTTGCCCTGGGATACGACGAGGGCAGCATCATCGTCAAG CTGGGCCGGGAGGAGCCGGCCATGTCCATGGACTGCAGTGGGAAGATCCTGTGGGCGCGGCACTCAGAGGTGCAACAGGCCAATCTGAAGGCCCTGGGAGAGGCTGAGATCCGGGACGGAGAGCGCCTCCCCCTGGCCGTCAAGGACATGGGCAGCTGTGAGATCTACCCCCAGACCATCCAGCACAACCCCAACGGCAG gtttgtggtggtgtgtggagaCGGGGAGTACATCATCTACACGGCCATGGCCCTGAGGAACAAGAGCTTCGGATCAGCACAGGAGTTTGTCTGGGCACACGACTCTTCAGA gtatgCCATCAGGGAGAGCAGTAGTGTGGTGAAGCTATTTAAGAACTTCAAGGAGAAGAAGTCCTTCAAGCCTGACTTCGGAGCAGAAG ggatCTACGGAGGGTTCCTGCTGGGTGTCCGGTCGGTGAACGGACTGGCCTTCTACGACTGGGAGAACACTGAGCTCATCAGACGCATCGAGATCCAGCCCAAAcat ATCTTCTGGTCAGACTCGGGGGAGCTGGTGTGCATCGCTACCGAGGACTCCTTCTTCATCCTGCGCTACATGTCCGAGAAGGTGGCCTCCTGCCAGGAGACCAACCAGGGGGTCACAGAGGACGGTATAGAGGATGCCTtcgag gtccaaGGGGAGATCCAGGAGGTGGTGAAGACAGGGATCTGGGTAGGAGACTGTTTCATCTACACCAGCTCTGTCAACAGACTCAACTACTTTGTAGGAGGAGAGATCGTCACCATAGCACACCtggacag gaccATGTACCTGCTGGGGTACATCCCTAAGGACGACCGTCTGTACCTGGGGGACAAGGAGCTGAGCATGGTGAGCTTCTCCCTGCTGGTGTCGGTGCTGGAGTACCAGACGGCGGTCATGAGGAGAGACTTCAGCATGGCCGACAGGGTGCTGCCCACCATCCCCAAGGAGCAGAGGACCAGGGTGGCCCACTTCCTGGAGAAACAG ggcttcAGACAGCAGGCCCTGGCTGTTTCTACAGACCCTGAGCACAGGTTTGAACTGGCGCTCCAGCTGGGGGATCTGAAGATCGCATATCAGCTAGCTGTGGAGGCAGAG gcagaGCAGAAGTGGAAGCAGTTGGCAGAGCTGGCGATCAGCAGGAGTCAGTTCAGCCTGGCTCAGGAGTGTCTGCACCAGGCGCAGGACTACGGAGGGCTGCTACTGCTGGCCACAGCCTCAGGGAACGCTGCCATGGTGAACAAGCTGGCCCAGGGCGCCCGCAGGGATGGGAAGAACAACGTGGCCTTCATGACCTACTTCCTGCAGGGCAA ACTGGACGACTGTCTGGAGCTCCTGATCTCCACCAACCGTCTGCCGGAGGCGGCTTTCCTGGCGCGCACCTACCTGCCCAGCCAGGTGTCCCGTGTGGTGcagctgtggagggaggggctgggtaaGGTCAACCAGCGGGCAGCAGAGTCCCTGGCCGACCCCACCGAGTATGAGAACTTGTTCCCCGGCCTGCGAGAGGCCTTCCTGGCCGAGAGCTTCCTCAGGGAGACCTGCCTGGGGCAACCCCGGCCAGCTACAGACTACCCCCTGGTCacg CCTAATGAAGACAGGAATATCCTGGAGGAGGCAAAGGGTTATGAACCCACAGGAATcctgcccacccccccaccactg gaggAGACCAGTGAGGAGCCCAGCCTGGCTGCTGGAATGATGGCGTCCATGTTGTCGATGGTGACTGCTCCCGTGGCGACTACGGTGGCTGCTGTAACTCCTCCCTGTGACCCTGCCCCCACCcaaaagaaggaggaagaggaggaggaggaggaggaggaggaagaagaggaggaagaagagagccctggcacatcagacacacagaaggacaag gttctggaggagcaggaggacttGGAGGATGACCTGGACAACATGGATCTGGGGGACATTGACACCACAGATGTCAACCTGGACGAAGACTTCCTCGACGACTGA
- the LOC124472988 gene encoding segment polarity protein dishevelled homolog DVL-3-like encodes MGETKIIYHLDDQETPYLVKLSVPADRVTLADFKNVLKKPNYKFFFKSMDDDFGVVKEEISDDNAKLPCFNGRVVSWLVSGDGAHSDGGSVADSLSEAAPPLERTGGIGDSRPPSYHGKAAVGQDSLDSNMESSSLMSQRRERPRRKHSSQHGERMNGFPRGVRGLELGSFDSCSSFMSSELDSTSCFDSEDDDATSRFSSSTEQSSSRLMRRHRRRRRKPKTSNMERSSSFSSITDSTMSLNIITVTLNMEKYNFLGISIVGQSNERGDGGIYIGSIMKGGAVAADGRIEPGDMLLQVNDINFENMSNDDAVRVLRDIVHKPGPITLTVAKCWDPNPRSCFALPRSEPIRPIDPAAWVSHTAAMTGVFPSYGLSPSMSTVTSTSSSVSSSLPETERFDDFHLSIHSDMATVAKAMASPESGLEVRDRMWLKITIANAFIGSDVVDWLFHHVEGFSDRREARKYASNLLKAGFIRHTVNKITFSEQCYYVFGDLCGNMTHLSLHDHDGSSGGVSDQDTLPPLPHPGAAPWPLALPYQFPAPHPYSPPQDLGYPAGGRGQGSAGSQHSEESSGSNCSKTEGRGGAGGSKSGGSGSESEVRSQRAASERSVRSSYSHRSGHPHGGLVYGPPGLPPHLGPLASAPPGAPPGREMASTPPELSGSRQSLRMAVGNPGEFFVDVM; translated from the exons ATGGGGGAGACAAAGATTATCTACCACCTTGACGATCAGGAAACGCCATACCTTGTGAAACTATCCGTGCCTGCAGACCGCGTCACTCTAGCTGACTTCAAAAATGTCCTCAAGAAACCAAACTACAAGTTTTTCTTCAAATCGATGGATGACGACTTTGG ggtAGTGAAAGAAGAAATATCAGATGACAATGCCAAACTACCCTGCTTTAATGGACGTGTTGTGTCATGG ctggTGTCGGGGGACGGCGCCCACTCAGACGGAGGCTCCGTGGCTGACAGTCTATCAGAGGCAGCCCCGCCCCTGGAGAGGACGGGGGGCATCGGGGACTCCAGACCGCCTTCCTACCA TGGGAAGGCAGCCGTGGGTCAGGACTCCCTGGACAGCAACATGGAGAGCAGCTCCCTAATGtctcagaggagggagaggcccCGACGCAAACACAGCAGCCAGCACG gtgagAGGATGAATGGGTTCCCTCGTGGCGTGCGAGGCCTGGAGCTGGGCAGCTTTGACAGCTGCTCGTCCTTCATGAGCAGCGAGCTGGACTCCACCAGCTGCTTCGACTCTGAGGACGACGACGCCACCAGCCG gtTCAGCAGCTCCACTGAGCAGAGCTCCTCTCGCCTCATGAGACGCCATCGCCGTCGACGACGGAAACCTAAAACATCCAACATGGAGAGg TCCTCGTCGTTCAGCAGCATCACAGATTCCACCATGTCCCTCAACATAATCACCGTCACCCTCAACATGG AGAAGTACAACTTCCTGGGCATCAGCATCGTGGGCCAGAGCAACGAGCGGGGAGACGGGGGCATCTACATCGGCTCCATCATGAAGGGCGGGGCGGTGGCAGCAGACGGACGCATCGAGCCTGGAGACATGCTGCTGCAG GTGAACGACATCAACTTTGAGAACATGAGCAACGATGATGCTGTCAGAGTGCTGAGAGACATCGTCCACAAAccagg gcCCATTACTCTGACCGTAGCTAAGTGCTGGGACCCCAACCCTCGAAGCTGCTTTGCCTTGCCCAGGA gtgagccGATCCGGCCCATCGACCCTGCAGCCTGGGTGTCCCACACAGCCGCCATGACGGGGGTGTTCCCCTCCTACGGCCTCAGCCCCTCTATGAGCACcgtcacctccacctcctcctccgtcagCAGCTCCCTCCCCGAGACCGAGC GATTTGACGACTTCCACCTGTCGATCCACAGCGACATGGCAACGGTTGCCAAGGCGATGGCGTCCCCTGAGTCTGGGCTGGAggtgagagacaggatgtggctGAAGATCACCATCGCCAACGCCTTCATAG gctcagACGTGGTGGACTGGCTGTTCCACCATGTGGAGGGCTTCTCTGACCGGCGCGAGGCCAGGAAGTATGCTAGCAACCTGCTGAAGGCTGGCTTCATCCGCCACACCGTCAACAAGATCACCTTCTCAGAGCAGTGCTACTACGTGTTCGGAGACCTGTGTGGCA acatgacacacctctctctccacgaCCACGACGGCTCCAGTGGGGGGGTGTCTGACCAGGataccctgccccccctgccccaccccggggcggccccctggcccctggCCCTGCCCTACCAgttccctgccccccacccctacaGCCCCCCCCAGGACCTAGGCTACCCTGCTGGGGGGCGTGGCCAGGGCAGCGCCGGCAGCCAGCACAGTGAGG AAAGCAGTGGCTCCAACTGCAGTAAGACAGAAGGAAGGGGCGGAGCTGGGGGCTCCAAGTCAGGTGGCAGTGGCAGCGAATCAGAGGTGAGGAGCCAGCGTGCGGCCAGCGAGCGCAGCGTCCGCAGTTCCTACAGCCACCGCAGCGGCCACCCTCATGGGGGCCTGGTGTACGGGCCCCC